One window from the genome of Nicotiana tomentosiformis chromosome 5, ASM39032v3, whole genome shotgun sequence encodes:
- the LOC138892842 gene encoding uncharacterized protein gives MSRRLEKVRRLKSEEPEGKRPRVLGDFNGTSSGGLGSVTVYYDDSHIELGAVLMQDGRWLKYLKYYDITILYYPRKNNIVADAFSRKTESMGSLAYLPVAKRRLVMYFQALANQFMRLDMSEPTRIISCVVPQSSLLDHIMAHQFHDPHLLVLKEMVQCGSAQEVVIGDDGVMWLKGRICVPNIDVLRYFILEEAHNSHYSIHIGVMKMYHDLKQHYQWERMKKDIVAYVFRCLNCQ, from the exons ATGTCTAGGCGCTTGGAGAAGGTTCGTAGGCTTAAGAGTGAGGAGCCAGAGGGAAAGAGGCCCCGTGTTTTAGGTGATTTCAATGGTACCTCATCTGGAG GTTTGGGGTCTGTCACCGTGTATTATGATGATTCGCATATTGagcttggcgcggtgttgatgcaggacg GGAGATGGTTAAAGTATctgaaatactatgatatcaccatattatattatCCGAGGAAGAACAATATAGTGGCTGATGCATTTAGTAGAAAGACtgaaagtatgggtagtttggcttatTTACCAGTAGCAAAGAGGCGACTAGTCATGTattttcaggctttggccaatcagtttatgagattggatatGTCGGAGCCTACACGGATTATTTCTTGCGTTGTGCCTCAGTCATCATTGTTGGATCATATCATGGCTCACCAGTTtcatgatcctcacttgttggtgttgaaggaaATGGTTCAATGTGGTAGTGCTCAGGAGGTtgttattggtgatgatggtgttatgtggCTTAAAggccggatttgtgttccaaatattgatgtgttgagatattttatccttgaggaggctcacaactCGCACTATTCCATTCATATAGGTGTcatgaagatgtaccatgacttgaaacaacactatcaGTGggagagaatgaagaaagatattgttgcttatgtctttcggtgtttgaattgtcaatag
- the LOC138892844 gene encoding uncharacterized protein: protein MSVRDYSHKFNSLARYAPDIVRTMRARVHHYVDGLGDHLIRDCRVASLSDDVDISRIQAFAKTIEDLSRRIRDTRRDREQIKRAHTMGSYREPRVDFRPPFHRYPPRSAGSFPPQMQGQQFDRYIQSGPG, encoded by the coding sequence ATGAGTGTGAGGGATTATAGCCATAAGTTTAATTCTTTGGCAAGGTATGCACCAGATATAGTACGTACCATGAGGGCTAGAGTTCATCATTATGTGGATGGTTTGGGGGATCATCTGATTAGAGACTGTAGGGTTGCATCCCTATCAGATGATGTAGATATTTCCCGCATACAGGCTTTCGCTAAGACTATAGAGGACCTTTCCCGTCGAATTCGTGATACTCGCAGGGATAGGGAGCAGATTAAGAGGGCTCATACTATGGGGTCTTATAGGGAGCCACGAGTTGATTTTAGGCCCCCATTCCATCGATATCCACCTCGGTCAGCAGGTAGTTTCCCACCACAGATGCAGGGCCAGCAGTTTGATCGTTATATTCAGTCAGGACCGGGGTAG
- the LOC138892843 gene encoding uncharacterized protein, with the protein MRQLTPPCTQCGKLHTGQCKQGSSACFHCGQTGHYISRCPGLGRGTPAQPSGFTAASSPSVRAPRPGPQSTQGRGRGRGGGDTSGSSSGQNRFYALTGRQDSEASPDVVTCILTIHSHAIYALMDPGSTFSYITPFIAGKLDMRSELLPQPVEVSTPVGDSIVANHVYRDCTVLINDCPTSVDLVELVILDFYVIMGMDWLAACYANIDCRAKLVRFHFPGKTVLEWKAFLGHVITGDGIKVDGQRIEARELNLRQRRWLEILKDYDVDILYHPGKANIVADALSRKSMGSLSHVEADKIKMTKYLCQLASLQVRLVDAEGRRILVHNTAKYSFVTEVKERKHEDPELIKLRESIPQQR; encoded by the exons ATGAGACAGCTTACTCCTCCATGTACTCAGTGTGGTAAGCTGCACACCGGGCAATGTAAACAGGGTTCGAGTGCATGTTTTCATTGTGGACAGACAGGACATTATATTAGCCGGTGCCCAGGGTTAGGCAGAGGTACACCAGCTCAGCCTTCAGGATTCACAGCCGCCTCTTCGCCCTCAGTCCGTGCTCCCCGACCAGGTCCACAGTCTACTCAGGGTCGTGGTAGGGGGAGAGGTGGAGGAGACACCTCAGGTTCTAGTAGTGGCCAGAACCGCTTTTATGCACTCACAGGCCGACAGGATTCAGAGGCAtccccagatgttgtcacatgtatattgacaatacattctcatgccatttatgcattgatggatcccggctctacattttcatatattactccatttattgctGGTAAGCTTGACATGAGATCTGAGTTGTTGCCACAGCCAGTTGAGGTGTCTACGCCAGTTGGCGACTCTATTGTAGCTAATCATGTCTATCGAGATTGTACAGTGTTAATTAATGACTGTCCAACCTCTGTTGATTTAGTTGAATTGGTTATTCTAGACTTCTATGTcattatgggtatggattggttggcagcTTGTTATGCTAATATTGATTGTCGTGCAAAGTTGGTCCGATTTCATTTTCCTGGTAAGACTGTCCTTGAATGGAAAG cttttcttggtcatgttattaccggtgatggtatcaaggttgatggCCAAAGGATTGAAGCT AGGGAGCTGAACCTACGACAAAGAAGATGGCTAGaaatactaaaggactatgatgttgatattttatatcatcccggcaAAGCTAATATTGTTGCTGATGCCCTTAGCCGGAAGTCCATGGGAAGTCTAAGCCATGTTGAAGCTGATAAGATCAAGATGACCAAGTATCTATGCCAGCTAGCTAGTTTGCAGGTGCGTTTGGTAGATGCAGAGGGTAGACGCATTCTCGTTCATAATACGGCAAAATATTCTTTTGTTACTGAAGTGAAAGAGCGAAAACACGAGGATCCTGAGCTTATAAAACTGAGGGAAAGTATACCACAGCAGCGATAA